One region of Streptomyces sp. CG4 genomic DNA includes:
- the yaaA gene encoding peroxide stress protein YaaA, whose product MLVLLPPSEGKANSGEGAPLKLGSLSLPGLTGAREAVLTELVELCSGDEEKAREVLGLSEGLRGEVAKNAGLPTAGARPAGEIYTGVLYDALGLATLDAAAGRRAAASLLVFSGLWGAVRVTDRIPSYRCSMGVKLPGLGALAGHWRAPMAEVLPEAAGDGLVLDLRSAAYAAAWRPKGEVAGRTATVRVLHAPTRKVVSHFNKATKGRIVRSLLSEGARPKDPAELVEALRDLGYEVEAEAPGKAGRAWSLDVLVEEIH is encoded by the coding sequence GTGCTGGTCCTGCTGCCGCCCTCGGAAGGCAAGGCGAACTCGGGCGAGGGCGCCCCGCTGAAGCTGGGGTCCCTGTCCCTGCCGGGGCTCACCGGCGCACGCGAGGCCGTCCTCACCGAGCTGGTCGAGCTGTGCTCCGGGGACGAGGAGAAGGCGCGCGAGGTGCTCGGGCTGAGCGAGGGGCTGCGCGGCGAGGTCGCGAAGAACGCCGGCCTGCCGACGGCCGGCGCCCGCCCCGCCGGCGAGATCTACACCGGTGTCCTCTACGACGCCCTCGGCCTGGCCACCCTGGACGCGGCGGCCGGGCGGCGCGCGGCGGCTTCGCTGCTGGTGTTCTCCGGGCTGTGGGGCGCGGTGCGGGTGACGGACCGGATCCCGTCCTACCGCTGCTCGATGGGTGTGAAGCTGCCGGGGCTCGGCGCGCTGGCCGGGCACTGGCGGGCACCGATGGCCGAGGTGCTGCCCGAGGCGGCCGGGGACGGACTGGTGCTGGATCTGCGGTCCGCCGCGTACGCGGCGGCCTGGCGGCCGAAGGGCGAGGTCGCGGGGCGGACGGCGACGGTACGGGTGCTGCACGCGCCGACGCGGAAGGTGGTCAGCCACTTCAACAAGGCGACCAAGGGCCGGATCGTACGAAGCCTGCTGTCGGAGGGTGCCCGGCCGAAGGACCCGGCCGAGCTGGTGGAGGCGCTGCGGGACCTCGGATACGAGGTGGAGGCGGAGGCGCCGGGGAAGGCGGGCAGGGCGTGGTCGCTGGATGTGCTGGTGGAGGAGATTCACTGA
- a CDS encoding Nif3-like dinuclear metal center hexameric protein, producing the protein MPRLSEVIAALENLWPAERAESWDAVGTVVGDPDQEVTRVLFAVDPVQDVVDEAVKLGADLLVTHHPLYLRGTTTVAATHFKGRVVHTLIKNDIALHVAHTNADTADPGVSDALAGALDLRVVGPLVPDPTDPAGRRGLGRVCELDHPVTVRELAARAAERLPATAQGIRVAGDPEAVVRTVAVSGGSGDSLFDQVRAAGVDAFLTADLRHHPAGEAVAQSPLALLDAAHWATEWPWCELAAAQLDEISDRHDWDLRVHVSKTVTDPWTAHAASSTTTAGAPN; encoded by the coding sequence GTGCCCCGTCTGTCTGAAGTCATCGCCGCGCTGGAGAACCTGTGGCCCGCCGAGCGGGCCGAGTCCTGGGACGCGGTCGGCACGGTCGTGGGCGACCCCGACCAGGAGGTCACCCGGGTCCTGTTCGCCGTCGACCCGGTGCAGGACGTCGTCGACGAGGCGGTGAAGCTCGGCGCCGACCTGCTGGTCACCCACCATCCGCTCTATCTGCGGGGTACGACCACGGTCGCGGCGACCCACTTCAAGGGCCGGGTCGTGCACACGCTGATCAAGAACGACATCGCCCTGCACGTCGCCCACACCAACGCCGACACCGCGGACCCGGGTGTCTCCGACGCCCTCGCGGGCGCGCTCGACCTCAGGGTCGTAGGCCCCCTCGTGCCGGACCCGACCGATCCGGCGGGCCGTCGGGGCCTCGGCAGGGTGTGCGAGCTGGACCACCCGGTGACCGTGCGCGAACTGGCGGCCCGCGCCGCCGAGCGGCTGCCCGCCACCGCCCAGGGCATCCGGGTGGCCGGCGACCCCGAGGCCGTCGTCCGTACGGTCGCGGTCAGCGGCGGCTCCGGCGACAGCCTCTTCGACCAGGTCCGCGCGGCCGGTGTCGACGCCTTCCTCACCGCCGACCTGCGCCACCACCCGGCCGGCGAGGCGGTCGCCCAGAGTCCCCTCGCGCTGCTCGACGCGGCGCACTGGGCCACCGAGTGGCCCTGGTGCGAGCTGGCCGCAGCCCAGCTCGACGAGATCTCCGACCGCCATGACTGGGACCTGCGGGTCCATGTCTCCAAGACGGTCACCGACCCCTGGACCGCCCACGCGGCGTCCAGTACTACAACTGCAGGAGCCCCCAACTGA
- a CDS encoding bifunctional RNase H/acid phosphatase codes for MREFIVEADGGSRGNPGPAGYGAVVSDAATGETLTELAEYIGVATNNVAEYRGLLAGLRAARALDPTAMVHVRMDSKLVIEQMSGRWKIKHPDMKPLAAESRAVLPPDQVTYEWIPREQNKHADRLANEAMDAGAKGEQWERPKADVAAPPGEQQLKPPSEPQPSGTSGETADKQELSRAPGWSSAPDLGAPATFVLLRHGETPLTPQKRFSGSGGTDPALSTAGREQAHRVAEALARRGTVQTILASPLTRTRETAAIVATRLGLDMTIEDGLRETDFGAWEGLTFGEVRDRHPDDLNAWLADPEAHPTGGGESFAETATRIAATRDKLVAAYAGRTVLLVTHVTPIKTFVRLALGAPPESLFRMELSAASLSAVAYYADGNASVRLFNDTSHLRP; via the coding sequence GTGCGGGAGTTCATCGTCGAGGCGGACGGCGGGTCACGGGGCAACCCGGGGCCCGCGGGCTACGGCGCCGTGGTCAGCGACGCGGCGACGGGGGAGACGCTGACCGAGCTGGCGGAGTACATCGGCGTCGCCACCAACAACGTGGCCGAGTACCGGGGCCTGCTGGCGGGCCTGCGCGCCGCCCGCGCCCTGGACCCGACGGCCATGGTCCACGTCCGCATGGACTCCAAGCTGGTCATCGAGCAGATGTCGGGCCGCTGGAAGATCAAACACCCCGACATGAAGCCCCTGGCGGCGGAGTCGAGAGCGGTCCTGCCGCCGGACCAGGTGACGTACGAGTGGATCCCGCGCGAGCAGAACAAGCACGCTGACCGCTTGGCGAACGAGGCGATGGACGCGGGGGCGAAGGGCGAACAGTGGGAGCGGCCGAAGGCTGACGTGGCGGCACCTCCCGGCGAGCAGCAGCTGAAGCCCCCCAGCGAGCCCCAGCCGTCCGGCACCAGCGGGGAGACCGCCGACAAGCAGGAACTTTCCCGTGCCCCCGGCTGGAGCTCCGCCCCCGACCTCGGCGCACCCGCCACCTTCGTCCTTCTCCGCCACGGCGAAACCCCGCTCACCCCCCAGAAGCGCTTCTCCGGCAGCGGCGGCACCGACCCCGCCCTCTCCACCGCCGGCCGCGAACAGGCCCACCGGGTCGCGGAGGCACTCGCCAGACGCGGCACCGTCCAGACCATCCTCGCCTCCCCCCTCACCCGCACCCGCGAAACCGCCGCCATCGTCGCGACCCGCCTCGGCCTCGACATGACGATCGAAGACGGCCTGCGCGAAACGGACTTCGGAGCCTGGGAGGGCCTCACCTTCGGCGAGGTCCGCGACCGCCACCCCGACGACCTGAACGCCTGGCTCGCCGACCCGGAGGCCCACCCCACCGGCGGCGGCGAGAGCTTCGCCGAGACGGCCACCCGTATCGCCGCCACCCGCGACAAGCTGGTCGCCGCCTACGCGGGCCGCACGGTCCTGCTGGTCACGCACGTCACCCCGATCAAGACCTTCGTCCGCCTGGCCCTCGGCGCCCCGCCCGAGTCCTTGTTCCGGATGGAACTCTCGGCGGCGTCCCTGTCGGCGGTGGCGTACTACGCGGACGGCAACGCGAGCGTCCGGCTCTTCAACGACACGTCCCACCTGCGTCCCTGA
- a CDS encoding MaoC/PaaZ C-terminal domain-containing protein has product MPIDAAKALAAEPRTGVISWTTKDVQLYHLGIGAGIPATDPGELRYTLESRLHVLPSFATVAGSGAPGVISGLSMPGVEVELAKVLHGGQTLEIHRPIPAEGTATATNRLAAVYDKGKAAILVLRTEVADADGPLWTNDAQIFVRGEGGWGGDRGPSTRLDPPAGEPDRTVERPIREDRALLYRLSGDWNPLHADPDFARRAGFDKPILHGLCTYGITLKAVVDTLLGGDVSRVRSYTTRFAGVVFPGETLRIRMWQGEGSVRVAVSAVEREDAPVLADTVVEHS; this is encoded by the coding sequence ATGCCCATCGACGCAGCCAAAGCCCTCGCGGCCGAGCCCCGTACCGGAGTCATCTCCTGGACCACCAAGGACGTCCAGCTCTACCACCTCGGTATCGGCGCGGGCATCCCCGCCACCGACCCCGGCGAACTGCGCTACACCCTGGAGTCCCGGCTGCACGTCCTGCCCAGCTTCGCCACCGTCGCGGGCTCCGGCGCACCCGGCGTGATCAGCGGACTCTCCATGCCCGGTGTGGAGGTCGAACTCGCCAAGGTCCTGCACGGCGGGCAGACACTGGAGATCCACCGCCCCATCCCGGCCGAGGGCACCGCGACCGCGACCAACCGGCTCGCCGCCGTCTACGACAAGGGCAAGGCCGCCATCCTGGTGCTGCGCACCGAGGTCGCCGACGCCGACGGCCCGCTGTGGACCAACGACGCCCAGATCTTCGTACGAGGGGAAGGCGGATGGGGCGGTGATCGCGGCCCCTCCACCCGGCTGGACCCCCCTGCAGGTGAGCCCGACCGGACCGTCGAGCGTCCGATCCGCGAGGACCGGGCCCTCCTCTACCGTCTCTCCGGCGACTGGAACCCGCTGCACGCCGACCCCGACTTCGCCCGGCGCGCCGGGTTCGACAAGCCGATCCTGCACGGGCTGTGCACCTACGGCATCACGCTCAAGGCGGTCGTGGACACGCTGCTCGGCGGGGACGTGAGCCGGGTGCGGTCCTACACCACCAGGTTCGCCGGGGTCGTGTTCCCGGGCGAGACCCTGCGCATCCGTATGTGGCAGGGGGAGGGGAGCGTCCGGGTGGCCGTCAGTGCTGTCGAGCGGGAGGACGCGCCGGTCCTCGCCGACACCGTCGTAGAGCACTCGTAG
- a CDS encoding C4-type zinc ribbon domain-containing protein: MNAASADQIRLLDVQALDVRLQQLAHKRKSLPEHAEIDSLNKDLTQLRDLLVAAQTQESDTAREQTKAEQDVDQVRQRAARDQQRLDSGAVTSPKDLANLQHEIASLAKRQGDLEDIVLEVMERREAAQERVSELTERVASVQSRIDDAAGRRDSAFEEIDGEAATVTKEREVVAASVPADLLKLYDKLREQQGGIGAAKLYARTCQGCRQELAITELNEIRTAAPDTVVRCENCRRILVRTAESGL, from the coding sequence CTGAACGCCGCGTCCGCCGACCAGATCCGACTCCTCGACGTCCAGGCCCTGGACGTCCGGCTGCAGCAGCTCGCGCACAAGCGGAAGTCGCTGCCCGAGCACGCCGAGATCGACTCGCTGAACAAGGACCTCACGCAGCTGCGGGACCTGCTCGTGGCCGCGCAGACCCAGGAGAGCGACACCGCCCGCGAGCAGACCAAGGCCGAGCAGGACGTGGACCAGGTGCGCCAGCGCGCCGCCCGCGACCAGCAGCGCCTGGACTCCGGCGCGGTCACCTCGCCGAAGGACCTGGCCAACCTCCAGCACGAGATCGCCTCCCTCGCCAAGCGCCAGGGCGACCTGGAGGACATCGTCCTGGAGGTCATGGAGCGCCGCGAGGCCGCGCAGGAGCGGGTGAGCGAGCTGACCGAGCGCGTCGCCTCCGTCCAGTCGAGGATCGACGACGCGGCCGGCCGCCGGGACTCGGCCTTCGAGGAGATCGACGGCGAGGCGGCGACGGTGACGAAGGAGCGCGAGGTCGTGGCGGCATCGGTCCCCGCCGACCTTCTCAAGCTCTACGACAAGCTGCGCGAGCAGCAGGGCGGCATCGGCGCGGCCAAGCTGTACGCCCGCACCTGCCAGGGCTGCCGGCAGGAGCTGGCGATCACCGAGCTGAACGAGATCCGCACGGCGGCACCGGACACGGTGGTGCGCTGCGAGAACTGCCGCCGCATCCTGGTGCGTACGGCCGAGTCGGGTCTGTAG
- a CDS encoding 3-oxoacyl-ACP reductase, producing the protein MPLPLEGLSAVVTGAGRGLGRAEALELARLGAAVVVNDYGQPGRDGSGAASAAPAEEVAAWIRGQGGRAVAHTGDVADFQQAGALVELAIAEFGKLDILVNNAGILRDRMVFSMTEDEWDSVIRVHLKGHFNTTHFAAAHWRERSKAAGGEKVYGRIVNTSSEAFLAGSAGQPNYAAAKGGIVGLTTSTALALAKYGVTANAICPRARTRMTEDVFAGFQLPDEGLDPLAPEHVAPLVAYLAAPAAAGLNGQLLVVHGGMVAIVERPRVQAKFDSKQETFTYDELDALLTPHYADRPPGETFAAAEVLGLKRG; encoded by the coding sequence ATGCCACTGCCACTTGAAGGGCTGTCCGCCGTCGTCACGGGGGCCGGGCGCGGGCTCGGCCGGGCCGAGGCCCTGGAACTCGCCCGGCTCGGCGCGGCCGTCGTCGTCAACGACTACGGACAGCCGGGCCGGGACGGTTCCGGCGCGGCCTCGGCGGCGCCCGCCGAAGAGGTGGCCGCCTGGATACGCGGCCAGGGCGGCCGGGCCGTCGCCCACACCGGGGACGTCGCCGACTTCCAACAGGCCGGGGCACTGGTCGAGTTGGCCATCGCCGAGTTCGGCAAGCTGGACATCCTCGTCAACAACGCGGGGATCCTGCGCGACCGCATGGTCTTCTCGATGACCGAGGACGAGTGGGACTCGGTGATCCGCGTCCACCTCAAGGGACACTTCAACACCACCCACTTCGCCGCCGCGCACTGGCGGGAGCGGTCCAAGGCGGCCGGGGGAGAGAAGGTCTACGGGCGGATCGTGAACACCTCCTCGGAGGCGTTCCTCGCCGGCTCCGCGGGCCAGCCCAACTACGCGGCCGCGAAAGGCGGCATCGTCGGGCTGACCACCTCCACGGCCCTCGCCCTCGCCAAGTACGGCGTCACGGCCAACGCGATCTGCCCGCGCGCCCGCACCCGGATGACGGAGGACGTGTTCGCCGGCTTCCAACTGCCCGACGAGGGCCTGGACCCGCTGGCCCCCGAGCATGTCGCCCCGCTCGTCGCCTATCTGGCCGCACCGGCCGCCGCCGGCCTCAACGGCCAGCTGCTCGTCGTGCACGGCGGCATGGTCGCGATCGTGGAACGGCCGCGGGTGCAGGCCAAGTTCGACAGCAAGCAGGAGACGTTCACCTACGACGAACTCGACGCGCTGCTCACCCCGCACTACGCGGACCGGCCGCCGGGGGAGACCTTCGCGGCGGCGGAGGTGCTGGGGCTCAAACGCGGGTGA
- the eda gene encoding bifunctional 4-hydroxy-2-oxoglutarate aldolase/2-dehydro-3-deoxy-phosphogluconate aldolase: MTSPLPSPSPVSVLGLVEGAPVVPVVAVSDAADAVPLARALVAGGLPAIEVTLRTPAALDAIRAIAAEVPGAVVGAGTVIAPEQVGACVAAGARFLVGPGWTDALLAAMRGSGVPFLPGVSTTSEVVALLERGVREMKFFPAQAAGGTAYLQSLAGPLPQARFCPTGGIGPATAPEYLALPNVGCVGGSWMVPADAVAARDWARIEELARGAARLGGVRDAGGTCR; the protein is encoded by the coding sequence ATGACCTCACCGCTGCCCTCGCCCTCCCCTGTCTCCGTACTGGGTCTCGTGGAGGGCGCCCCCGTCGTGCCCGTGGTGGCCGTCTCGGACGCCGCCGATGCCGTACCGCTGGCGCGGGCGCTGGTGGCGGGCGGGCTGCCGGCGATCGAGGTGACACTCAGGACACCGGCGGCGCTGGACGCGATCCGGGCGATCGCCGCCGAGGTGCCGGGGGCAGTGGTCGGGGCGGGCACGGTGATCGCGCCGGAGCAGGTCGGCGCGTGTGTGGCGGCGGGGGCGCGGTTCCTCGTCGGCCCCGGGTGGACGGATGCCCTGCTGGCGGCGATGCGCGGGTCCGGGGTGCCGTTCCTGCCGGGGGTGTCGACCACCTCGGAGGTCGTGGCGCTGCTGGAGCGCGGGGTGCGGGAGATGAAGTTCTTCCCGGCGCAGGCGGCGGGCGGTACGGCCTATCTGCAGTCGCTGGCCGGGCCGTTGCCGCAGGCCCGCTTCTGCCCGACCGGCGGGATCGGTCCGGCGACCGCGCCGGAGTATCTGGCGCTGCCCAACGTCGGCTGTGTGGGCGGCAGTTGGATGGTCCCGGCGGACGCGGTCGCCGCCCGGGACTGGGCCCGGATCGAGGAGCTGGCGCGGGGCGCCGCGCGGCTCGGCGGGGTCAGGGACGCAGGTGGGACGTGTCGTTGA
- a CDS encoding RNB domain-containing ribonuclease: MPRRKIRVTGAPEAPLRAALAALRSELGVPEAFPPEVQEAAERAAKAPARPAYDATDIPFFTLDPPASTDLDQAAHLSRQGTGYRVRYAIADVAAFVVPGEALDAEAHRRVNTLYFPDEKIPLHPSVLSEGAASLLPDQVRPAVLWTIDLDADGRTGAVDVRRALVRSRAKLDYTGVQKQIDGGTAEEPVALLKEIGEARERQEAERGGISLNAPEQQITEQDHTYLLGYRAPLPAEGWNAQLSLLTGMAAADLMLTHGTGVLRTLPAAPDGAVARLRRTATALHIDWPHHVSYAALIRTLDPHDTRHAAFLQECTTLLRGAGYTVFRDGALPAITTHAAVAAPYTHCTAPLRRLADRYASEICLAAVAGRPPPGWVLAALDGLPRRMADGARIAGTVERECVDIVEAALLKDRVGDVFDGCVVDVDEHRPTVGTVQLISPAVIGRVEGDRLPLGERLRVRLAQADPGTSKILFTTA; the protein is encoded by the coding sequence ATGCCCCGCCGCAAGATCCGCGTGACCGGTGCCCCCGAAGCCCCCCTGCGGGCCGCGCTCGCCGCGCTGCGCAGCGAACTCGGTGTCCCGGAGGCCTTCCCACCGGAGGTCCAGGAGGCGGCCGAGCGCGCGGCGAAGGCCCCCGCCCGGCCGGCGTACGACGCCACCGACATCCCCTTCTTCACCCTCGACCCCCCTGCCTCCACCGACCTCGACCAGGCGGCGCACCTGTCCCGGCAGGGCACCGGCTACCGGGTCCGGTACGCCATCGCCGACGTCGCCGCCTTCGTCGTACCCGGCGAAGCGCTGGACGCGGAGGCGCACCGCCGGGTGAACACCCTGTACTTCCCCGACGAGAAGATCCCGCTGCACCCCAGTGTGCTCAGCGAGGGCGCGGCCAGCCTGCTGCCGGACCAGGTCCGTCCGGCCGTGCTGTGGACGATCGACCTGGACGCGGACGGCCGGACCGGCGCCGTCGACGTGCGCCGCGCCCTGGTCCGCAGCCGCGCCAAGCTCGACTACACGGGGGTGCAGAAGCAGATCGACGGCGGGACCGCCGAGGAGCCGGTCGCGCTGCTCAAGGAGATCGGCGAGGCCCGGGAACGGCAGGAGGCCGAGCGCGGCGGCATCTCCCTGAACGCGCCCGAGCAGCAGATCACCGAGCAGGACCACACCTACCTCCTCGGCTACCGGGCCCCGCTGCCCGCCGAGGGCTGGAACGCCCAGCTCTCCCTGCTCACCGGCATGGCCGCCGCCGACCTGATGCTCACCCACGGCACCGGCGTCCTGCGCACCCTCCCGGCCGCGCCGGACGGCGCCGTCGCGCGGCTGCGCCGTACCGCGACCGCGCTGCACATCGACTGGCCGCACCATGTGTCGTACGCGGCCCTCATCCGCACCCTCGACCCGCACGACACCCGCCACGCGGCCTTCCTCCAGGAGTGCACCACCCTGCTGCGCGGCGCCGGCTACACGGTGTTCCGTGACGGCGCCCTCCCCGCGATCACGACCCACGCAGCCGTCGCCGCCCCCTACACCCACTGCACCGCCCCGCTGCGCCGCCTCGCCGACCGCTACGCCTCGGAGATCTGCCTCGCCGCCGTAGCGGGTCGGCCCCCGCCGGGCTGGGTGCTCGCCGCGCTCGACGGGCTGCCCCGGCGGATGGCCGACGGCGCCCGGATCGCCGGTACGGTCGAGCGCGAGTGCGTGGACATCGTGGAGGCGGCCCTGCTCAAGGACCGGGTCGGGGACGTCTTCGACGGCTGTGTGGTGGACGTCGACGAGCACCGCCCGACCGTCGGCACCGTGCAGCTGATCTCCCCGGCCGTCATCGGCCGCGTCGAGGGCGACCGTCTCCCGCTCGGTGAGCGGCTGCGGGTGCGGCTCGCCCAGGCCGATCCGGGGACGTCGAAGATCCTCTTCACGACCGCGTGA
- a CDS encoding FAD-dependent monooxygenase has protein sequence MTTTIDYDVVVAGAGPVGLFLGCELALGGARVLVVERLTEVDETIKAGAINIPSAVALYRRGLLPELAAVWEAALQRVSAFREAAKSRGEGEAKVPPKFAGHFAGIMMDPDLFDGSDPAWADAGPAAESGLGVPQAALERILARRAEELGVEVRRGVELTGFDADPDGVAVHTGEGTVRAGWLVGCDGGRSTVRKLAGFDFPGTEPEITGYQAIVELTGAERLRPGWNTTDTGTYVHGPFPGRILSVEFDGPPADRSAPITAEELQASLRRVAEVPEVTITKVLSATRFTDNARQATEYRKGRVFLAGDAAHVHSPFGGQGLNLGLGDAMNLGWKLAAVVRGTAPVSLLDTYTAERHPIGAWVLDWTRAQIAVMRPDRHARALRRVVTDLALTTTGTTYLVTRISGIWQRYDLPGDHPLTGASAPDLVLADGSRLGDHLHSGHALLLDLAGDPALRARAEGYGDRLEVRTLPCPDRPGLRALFVRPDGFVAWAAGPEDTDAKGLPEALERWLGVPHAAA, from the coding sequence ATGACGACGACGATCGATTACGACGTGGTGGTGGCCGGCGCCGGCCCCGTGGGTCTCTTCCTCGGCTGCGAACTGGCGCTCGGCGGTGCGCGGGTGCTGGTCGTGGAGCGGCTGACCGAAGTGGACGAGACGATCAAGGCGGGCGCGATCAACATCCCGAGCGCGGTCGCCCTGTACCGGCGCGGACTGCTGCCCGAGCTGGCGGCGGTGTGGGAGGCGGCGCTGCAGCGGGTGTCCGCCTTCCGGGAAGCGGCCAAGAGCCGGGGCGAGGGCGAAGCCAAGGTTCCGCCCAAGTTCGCCGGGCACTTCGCCGGGATCATGATGGACCCCGACCTGTTCGACGGCTCCGACCCGGCCTGGGCCGACGCCGGCCCCGCCGCCGAGTCCGGACTCGGCGTGCCGCAGGCCGCCCTGGAGCGGATCCTGGCCCGGCGGGCCGAGGAGCTCGGGGTGGAGGTGCGCCGGGGCGTGGAGCTGACCGGCTTCGACGCGGACCCGGACGGAGTGGCCGTACACACCGGCGAGGGGACGGTCCGGGCCGGCTGGCTGGTCGGCTGCGACGGCGGGCGCAGCACCGTCCGCAAGCTCGCCGGGTTCGACTTCCCGGGCACGGAACCGGAGATAACCGGCTATCAGGCGATCGTGGAGCTGACCGGCGCCGAGCGGCTGCGCCCGGGCTGGAACACCACGGACACGGGGACGTACGTCCACGGGCCGTTCCCCGGGCGGATCCTCAGCGTCGAGTTCGACGGACCCCCGGCCGACCGCTCCGCACCCATCACCGCCGAGGAACTGCAGGCCAGCCTGCGCCGGGTGGCGGAGGTGCCCGAGGTCACCATCACCAAGGTGCTCAGCGCCACCCGCTTCACCGACAACGCCCGCCAGGCCACCGAGTACCGCAAGGGCCGGGTGTTCCTCGCGGGCGACGCGGCGCACGTGCACTCGCCGTTCGGCGGGCAGGGGCTCAACCTCGGCCTCGGGGACGCGATGAACCTGGGGTGGAAGCTGGCCGCCGTCGTACGCGGCACGGCACCGGTGTCCCTGCTCGACACCTACACCGCCGAGCGGCATCCGATCGGCGCCTGGGTGCTCGACTGGACCCGGGCCCAGATCGCGGTGATGCGCCCGGACCGGCACGCCCGCGCGCTGCGCCGGGTGGTGACCGATCTGGCGCTGACCACGACCGGGACGACGTACCTCGTCACCAGGATCTCCGGCATCTGGCAGCGCTACGACCTGCCCGGCGACCACCCGCTGACCGGCGCGAGCGCACCCGACCTGGTGCTGGCCGACGGTTCCCGGCTCGGCGACCATCTGCACTCCGGGCACGCCCTGCTGCTCGACCTCGCCGGCGACCCCGCGCTGCGCGCCCGCGCCGAGGGATACGGCGACCGGCTGGAGGTCCGTACGCTCCCCTGCCCGGACCGGCCCGGTCTGCGCGCGCTGTTCGTACGCCCGGACGGATTCGTGGCCTGGGCCGCCGGCCCGGAGGACACGGACGCCAAGGGGCTGCCGGAGGCCCTGGAGCGCTGGCTCGGCGTCCCGCACGCCGCCGCTTGA
- a CDS encoding Zn-dependent alcohol dehydrogenase: MRAAVLHEIGQEKLEVLDDVEAVGFGPGKVRVRVRATGLCHSDLSAMSGVLPQPAPFVPGHEGAGEILEVGEGVRGLRSGDRVVLCWLPACGACPACKRGQTQLCLAGFMNAGTPNFKRTSGGSSDVFGFAGTGTFAEEVVVDAGCAVPIPEDVPFDIAALIGCGVTTGLGAALNTADVVAGSSVAVIGCGGVGISAVQGARLKGAAEIVAVDPVASRRASALRFGATKAVSPEELADVKQRVTGGEGFDYVFEVVGRSATARTAYENTRRGGTLVVVGAGAMDDFLQLNMFELFFDEKRILPSLYGGGDVLRSYERAIALWRAGRIDLAGLITHRVPLAGINEALDQMRTGTALRTCIEI; the protein is encoded by the coding sequence ATGCGGGCAGCCGTACTGCACGAGATCGGCCAGGAAAAGCTGGAGGTCCTCGACGACGTCGAGGCGGTGGGCTTCGGGCCCGGCAAGGTCAGGGTCCGGGTGCGGGCCACTGGGCTGTGCCACTCGGACCTGTCCGCGATGAGCGGCGTGCTGCCGCAGCCCGCGCCGTTCGTGCCGGGGCATGAGGGCGCGGGCGAGATCCTCGAAGTCGGGGAGGGGGTAAGGGGGTTGCGGTCCGGCGACCGGGTCGTCCTCTGCTGGCTGCCCGCCTGCGGCGCCTGTCCGGCCTGCAAGCGCGGCCAGACCCAGCTGTGCCTGGCCGGGTTCATGAACGCCGGCACCCCGAACTTCAAGCGCACGAGCGGCGGTTCTTCCGATGTGTTCGGCTTCGCGGGCACCGGCACCTTCGCCGAGGAGGTCGTGGTCGACGCCGGCTGTGCCGTGCCCATCCCGGAGGACGTGCCCTTCGACATCGCCGCGCTGATCGGCTGCGGGGTCACCACCGGTCTCGGCGCCGCCCTCAACACCGCTGATGTGGTGGCCGGTTCGTCCGTCGCCGTCATCGGTTGCGGTGGTGTCGGCATCTCCGCGGTGCAGGGGGCGCGGCTGAAGGGCGCCGCCGAGATCGTCGCCGTGGACCCGGTCGCCTCCCGGCGCGCGTCCGCCCTCAGGTTCGGTGCCACGAAGGCGGTTTCGCCGGAGGAGCTCGCCGACGTCAAGCAGCGGGTCACCGGCGGCGAGGGCTTCGACTACGTCTTCGAGGTCGTCGGCAGGTCCGCCACCGCCCGCACCGCCTACGAGAACACCCGGCGCGGCGGCACCCTCGTCGTGGTCGGCGCCGGCGCCATGGACGACTTCCTGCAGCTCAACATGTTCGAGCTGTTCTTCGACGAGAAGCGCATCCTGCCGTCCCTGTACGGCGGCGGCGACGTGCTGCGCTCCTACGAGCGCGCGATCGCCCTGTGGCGGGCCGGCCGGATCGACCTGGCGGGCCTGATCACCCACCGGGTCCCCCTGGCCGGGATCAACGAGGCACTGGACCAGATGCGTACCGGGACCGCCCTGCGTACGTGCATCGAGATCTGA